In Deinococcota bacterium, the DNA window TGAAGTTGCCCGCCCGCTCCCCTACGGAGCAGGCCCCTTTGGAGGAAGTCAGTGGTTTTGTTTTGGATCGTCTTTGTGGTCTTTATCCTGCTCTGCTTTTTGGTGCCTCTCATCGTCTTGATGCAAGAGCCCAAGATGAGCGGTCTGGGCGGCGGCCTAGGCGGCGGTGGCGGCGACGACTTCGGGGGGCCGAGGGGTACGG includes these proteins:
- the secG gene encoding preprotein translocase subunit SecG, whose translation is MVLFWIVFVVFILLCFLVPLIVLMQEPKMSGLGGGLGGGGGDDFGGPRGTAGGLHKLTIYLGVAWGVSALLLAILPRV